One window from the genome of Cryptomeria japonica chromosome 6, Sugi_1.0, whole genome shotgun sequence encodes:
- the LOC131060684 gene encoding zinc finger protein CONSTANS-LIKE 2 isoform X2 yields the protein MKECELCELPARMYCQSDNASLCWSCDGKVHAANFLVARHSRSLLCQICQAVTAWQASGSSPGPTVSVCEKCVARNKEQDQEKNDENQVVPLASAVSGPPPTSSSTGESRGADSEEDDEDEQSSPLKRSEHALDLYVSEMKADLFGKKDKSLIFLAVEIMSRLVTTGARVLALAIIGPPPAEVVMTMMQPLLESEDQRRGRWRSVLILG from the exons ATGAAGGAATGCGAGCTTTGTGAATTGCCGGCGAGAATGTATTGTCAGTCGGACAATGCGAGCCTGTGCTGGAGCTGTGATGGGAAAGTTCACGCCGCCAATTTTCTCGTTGCACGGCATTCCCGGAGCCTCTTGTGCCAGATTTGCCAAGCGGTTACGGCCTGGCAGGCCTCGGGTTCGAGCCCCGGGCCGACTGTGTCTGTCTGTGAGAAATGCGTGGCGAGGAATAAGGAGCAAGATCAGGAGAAGAACGATGAGAATCAGGTGGTTCCTTTGGCTTCGGCTGTTTCTGGTCCGCCGCCGACCTCTTCTTCTACGGGGGAAAGCCGCGGGGCCGACtctgaggaagatgatgaagacgAACAGTCCTCGCCTCTCAAGCGCTCCGAACACGCCTTAGATCTATATGTTTCTGAG ATGAAGGCTGATCTTTTTGGTAAAAAAGATAAAAGTCTGATCTTTTTGGCGGTGGAAATTATGAGCAGGTTGGTGACCACGGGTGCTCGTGTTCTGGCCCTAGCAATAATCGGGCCACCTCCGGCAGAAGTGGTTATGACGATGATGCAACCACTATTGGAATCCGAAGATCAAAGAAGAGGAAGGTGGAGGAGCGTTCTAATTCTGGGGTAG
- the LOC131060684 gene encoding zinc finger protein CONSTANS-LIKE 4 isoform X1: MKECELCELPARMYCQSDNASLCWSCDGKVHAANFLVARHSRSLLCQICQAVTAWQASGSSPGPTVSVCEKCVARNKEQDQEKNDENQVVPLASAVSGPPPTSSSTGESRGADSEEDDEDEQSSPLKRSEHALDLYVSEVGDHGCSCSGPSNNRATSGRSGYDDDATTIGIRRSKKRKVEERSNSGVVQTLEKIQRERGSSNSTVSAICNLCNESRPRELVSAVSRTDR; this comes from the exons ATGAAGGAATGCGAGCTTTGTGAATTGCCGGCGAGAATGTATTGTCAGTCGGACAATGCGAGCCTGTGCTGGAGCTGTGATGGGAAAGTTCACGCCGCCAATTTTCTCGTTGCACGGCATTCCCGGAGCCTCTTGTGCCAGATTTGCCAAGCGGTTACGGCCTGGCAGGCCTCGGGTTCGAGCCCCGGGCCGACTGTGTCTGTCTGTGAGAAATGCGTGGCGAGGAATAAGGAGCAAGATCAGGAGAAGAACGATGAGAATCAGGTGGTTCCTTTGGCTTCGGCTGTTTCTGGTCCGCCGCCGACCTCTTCTTCTACGGGGGAAAGCCGCGGGGCCGACtctgaggaagatgatgaagacgAACAGTCCTCGCCTCTCAAGCGCTCCGAACACGCCTTAGATCTATATGTTTCTGAG GTTGGTGACCACGGGTGCTCGTGTTCTGGCCCTAGCAATAATCGGGCCACCTCCGGCAGAAGTGGTTATGACGATGATGCAACCACTATTGGAATCCGAAGATCAAAGAAGAGGAAGGTGGAGGAGCGTTCTAATTCTGGGGTAGTACAAACCCTAGAGAAAATTCAGCGGGAGAGGGGTAGTAGTAATTCTACTGTCTCGGCCATTTGTAATTTATGTAATGAGTCTCGTCCCAGAGAGCTTGTATCTGCTGTTTCTCGCACAGATAGGTAG